One part of the Pelagibacterium nitratireducens genome encodes these proteins:
- a CDS encoding conjugal transfer protein TrbE: protein MVALKKFRHAGPSFSDLLPYAALVENGIMLLKDGSLMAGWYFAGPDSESSTDFERNEVSRQINTILARLGTGWMIQVEAIRIPTTSYPSPEQCYFPDPVSRLIDDERRRRFERADGHFASQHAIILTYREPEQRKSGLVKYVYSDADSRRETNADRILNKFKTAIREFEQYMANVVQIRRMQTHEVEERGGAKIAKYDDLLQFARFCIVGETHPIRLPDIPMYLDYVVTAEFHHGLSPLVDNRYVGVVAIDGFPAESWPGILNSLDLMPLTYRWSSRFMFLDPVEARQKLERTRKKWVQKVRPFMDQLFQTNSGAIDQDAALMVAESEDAIAAANSQLIAYGYYTPVIMIFETDEARLREKCEGVRRLIQAEGFAARIETLNATEAYLGSLPGNWYANIREPLIHTRNLADMVPLNSVWSGEAEAPCPFYPEGSPPLMQVASGSSPFRLNLHVGDVGHTLIFGPTGSGKSTLLALIAAQFRRYKDAQVFAFDKGKSMYPLTVAVGGDHYDVGSDDVLAFAPLSELETDSDKAWAAEWIETLITMQGVKVDPDHRNAISHQIDLMASSEHRSLSDFVSGVQKRDIKDALQHYTVEGPMGNLLDAERDTLKLSAFQTFEIEELMNMGDRNLVPVLLYLFRRIEKRLTGEPSLIILDEAWLMLGHPAFREKIREWLKVLRKANCAVILATQSISDATGSGIIDVLKESCPTKICLPNGAARESGTREFYERIGFNERQIEIVATATPKREYYVASPDGRRLFDMALGPITLSFVGASGKDDIKRIKDLRQAYGDDWTTHWLLSRGIEDATLRQAW from the coding sequence ATGGTTGCGCTAAAGAAATTTCGGCACGCGGGGCCGTCATTCTCCGACCTTTTGCCCTACGCGGCACTGGTCGAAAACGGCATCATGCTCCTAAAGGACGGTTCGCTGATGGCGGGCTGGTATTTCGCCGGGCCGGACAGTGAAAGCTCGACCGATTTCGAGCGCAACGAGGTTTCGCGCCAGATCAATACCATCCTCGCCCGCCTCGGGACGGGCTGGATGATACAGGTCGAAGCGATCCGCATCCCAACGACAAGCTATCCCTCGCCGGAGCAATGCTATTTCCCCGACCCTGTATCGCGCCTGATTGACGATGAGCGGCGCAGGCGCTTTGAGCGTGCGGACGGCCATTTTGCGAGCCAGCACGCCATCATCCTGACCTATCGCGAGCCCGAACAGCGCAAGTCGGGATTGGTCAAATATGTTTACTCCGATGCCGACTCCCGGCGCGAAACGAACGCCGATCGCATCCTGAACAAGTTCAAGACCGCGATACGGGAATTTGAGCAATACATGGCGAACGTTGTGCAGATACGGCGGATGCAGACCCATGAGGTTGAAGAACGGGGCGGAGCCAAGATCGCCAAATATGACGATCTTTTGCAGTTCGCCCGCTTCTGCATCGTGGGGGAAACCCACCCGATCCGGCTTCCCGATATCCCGATGTATCTCGACTACGTCGTGACGGCCGAGTTCCACCATGGCCTCTCGCCACTGGTGGACAATCGCTATGTCGGCGTTGTGGCGATTGACGGTTTTCCGGCCGAGAGCTGGCCGGGCATTCTCAATTCGCTCGATCTCATGCCACTGACCTATCGCTGGTCGTCTCGCTTCATGTTCCTCGATCCCGTCGAAGCACGACAAAAGCTCGAACGGACGCGCAAAAAGTGGGTACAGAAGGTCCGGCCCTTCATGGATCAGCTTTTCCAGACCAATTCGGGCGCCATCGACCAGGACGCCGCTTTGATGGTGGCCGAAAGTGAGGACGCCATCGCGGCGGCCAATAGCCAGCTCATCGCCTATGGCTATTACACGCCGGTCATCATGATATTCGAGACCGATGAGGCTCGCCTGCGCGAAAAGTGCGAGGGCGTTCGGCGTTTGATCCAGGCCGAAGGTTTTGCCGCGCGGATCGAAACGCTCAACGCCACCGAAGCCTATTTGGGGAGCTTGCCGGGCAACTGGTACGCCAATATCCGCGAACCGCTGATCCACACACGCAATCTCGCTGACATGGTGCCGCTCAATTCGGTGTGGTCTGGTGAAGCCGAAGCGCCGTGCCCGTTCTATCCGGAAGGCTCGCCCCCGCTGATGCAGGTGGCCTCTGGCTCAAGCCCGTTCCGGCTCAACCTGCATGTTGGCGACGTCGGCCACACCCTGATTTTCGGGCCAACCGGTTCGGGCAAATCCACTTTGCTCGCGCTGATCGCAGCACAGTTCCGACGCTACAAAGACGCGCAGGTTTTTGCCTTCGACAAGGGCAAGTCCATGTACCCGCTCACCGTCGCGGTTGGCGGCGATCATTACGATGTTGGCTCGGACGATGTTCTGGCCTTCGCGCCGCTTTCCGAACTGGAAACGGATTCGGACAAGGCTTGGGCGGCCGAATGGATCGAAACGCTGATTACGATGCAGGGGGTCAAGGTCGATCCTGACCATCGCAACGCGATCAGCCATCAGATTGATCTTATGGCCAGCTCCGAACATCGGTCCCTCTCGGACTTCGTGTCGGGCGTTCAGAAGCGCGATATCAAGGATGCGCTTCAACACTACACCGTTGAAGGCCCGATGGGGAACCTGCTCGACGCCGAAAGGGATACCCTCAAGCTTTCCGCGTTCCAGACTTTTGAAATCGAAGAGCTGATGAACATGGGGGACCGCAACCTTGTGCCGGTCCTGCTCTACCTGTTCCGTCGGATCGAAAAGCGCCTGACGGGCGAGCCCAGCCTTATCATTCTCGATGAGGCTTGGCTGATGCTTGGTCATCCCGCTTTCAGGGAAAAGATCAGAGAATGGCTCAAGGTTCTGCGCAAGGCCAATTGCGCCGTTATCCTTGCCACGCAGTCGATATCAGACGCGACCGGCTCGGGCATTATCGACGTTCTCAAAGAGAGCTGCCCGACCAAGATTTGCCTGCCAAACGGGGCAGCCCGCGAATCTGGCACGCGCGAGTTTTATGAACGGATCGGCTTCAACGAGCGGCAAATTGAGATCGTCGCAACCGCCACTCCCAAGCGCGAATACTATGTGGCCTCGCCGGACGGGCGGCGGCTGTTCGACATGGCCCTGGGGCCAATCACCCTGTCTTTCGTGGGCGCGTCCGGAAAGGACGACATCAAGCGGATCAAGGATCTGCGGCAAGCCTACGGCGACGACTGGACTACCCATTGGCTTTTATCGAGAGGAATCGAAGATGCGACTCTACGCCAAGCTTGGTAG
- a CDS encoding conjugal transfer protein TrbD, giving the protein MAEIGDNLDRARIHRALSRPTLLFGADRELALVTGLLAVILVFVVLTIVSAVLGAVIWIVVVGLLRMMAKSDPFLRHVYVRHIKYRSYYRPTSTPWRKY; this is encoded by the coding sequence GTGGCTGAGATTGGCGACAACCTTGATAGGGCGCGGATTCACCGCGCCCTATCAAGGCCGACCCTCCTGTTCGGGGCGGATCGTGAACTTGCGCTGGTGACTGGCCTTCTGGCCGTCATCCTCGTTTTCGTGGTCCTGACGATTGTTTCTGCGGTCCTGGGGGCGGTGATCTGGATCGTGGTCGTTGGGCTGCTGCGCATGATGGCCAAATCCGATCCGTTCCTGCGGCACGTCTATGTGCGCCACATCAAGTACCGGTCCTATTACCGGCCAACCTCGACCCCTTGGCGGAAATACTGA
- the trbL gene encoding P-type conjugative transfer protein TrbL: MRAGTLLKISGVFLGLAVLVDPAIAQDGSVLTEMENQVVAATQGWQDRVLDAATSLFWILAGIEVGIAAVMLAIQAPAIEAWFGELVRRILFIGFFLFVLQVGPEFARAVVDSLFQIGADGGSASPANVFNAGIRVASQLSDNAQFGLFEDNAMAMAAVFAMIVVVICFALVAAIFVSVLVEMYVGLLAGMIMLGLGGSSFTKDFAVRYLVYAFSVGMKLMALVMIARIGSEVLIGMSNNTTSEDQFLTTLTIAGISVVVFMIAMYVPNIIQGVVQGVSVSNGMETFRAGAQIGSFAALGAGAALGAAGVAKGGMAAASAAKAGGAGFGGQASVAMKAMGGSVGGAAADKLMGIPGARMGSTLGLANQKLRDSQQGRGGNSNRMMDDGK, from the coding sequence ATGCGCGCTGGCACTCTCCTGAAGATCTCAGGCGTCTTCCTCGGCTTGGCTGTGCTGGTCGATCCTGCCATTGCGCAGGACGGATCGGTGCTAACAGAGATGGAGAACCAGGTCGTTGCCGCAACGCAAGGGTGGCAGGATCGGGTGCTTGACGCGGCAACCTCGCTGTTCTGGATTCTGGCCGGCATCGAGGTCGGCATAGCCGCCGTTATGCTGGCCATTCAGGCTCCGGCGATCGAAGCGTGGTTTGGCGAGCTGGTGCGCCGCATCCTTTTCATCGGCTTCTTCCTGTTCGTCCTGCAGGTCGGGCCTGAGTTTGCACGGGCCGTTGTCGATAGCCTCTTCCAGATTGGTGCTGACGGAGGCTCTGCGTCGCCGGCCAATGTTTTCAATGCCGGCATTCGTGTTGCATCGCAGCTCTCGGATAACGCGCAGTTCGGCCTCTTCGAGGACAATGCCATGGCCATGGCAGCGGTCTTTGCCATGATCGTGGTGGTGATCTGCTTCGCGCTCGTGGCCGCAATCTTCGTTTCCGTTCTCGTAGAGATGTATGTCGGCCTGCTGGCCGGGATGATTATGCTCGGCCTCGGCGGCTCGTCCTTCACCAAGGACTTCGCAGTCCGCTACCTCGTTTATGCATTTTCGGTCGGCATGAAGTTGATGGCGCTCGTGATGATCGCGCGCATCGGCTCGGAAGTGCTGATCGGCATGTCCAACAACACCACGAGCGAAGACCAGTTTCTGACGACGCTCACGATCGCGGGGATCTCGGTCGTCGTCTTCATGATCGCGATGTACGTCCCCAACATCATTCAAGGCGTGGTCCAGGGGGTATCGGTCAGCAACGGCATGGAAACATTCCGGGCCGGGGCACAGATCGGGTCCTTCGCAGCTCTCGGGGCCGGGGCCGCTCTTGGGGCGGCGGGCGTTGCCAAGGGCGGCATGGCCGCCGCTAGCGCGGCAAAGGCTGGCGGGGCCGGCTTCGGCGGTCAAGCCTCGGTGGCAATGAAGGCGATGGGCGGCTCTGTGGGCGGTGCCGCCGCCGACAAGCTCATGGGCATTCCCGGCGCGCGGATGGGTTCGACCCTCGGGCTCGCCAATCAGAAGCTCCGCGACAGCCAACAGGGGCGCGGCGGAAACAGCAACAGAATGATGGACGACGGCAAATGA
- the trbI gene encoding IncP-type conjugal transfer protein TrbI gives MSSIDLDGGGEDQPKIRRLNRLPVIAFIIIVVVFIGVVFWGLSQRGIGNRSGGMDGSPGQPASDLADELTRGVPPGIIGEPARPTPPVAAPQVDEDGQPVTTNPFQPQPTSPARSQVQQIQTQQQPQETEAEWRMRLQREFEEARLREQHRQDLAALQARPTAANSPMSINLANIEGVEGQGGQQAGTASGGTGQLDGGGGASGVQDLYAAAMQAGLGGVGAGRTDPNNQAGKESFFNQEINDLGYLPNMVVPQLSPYELKRGSVIPATLITGINSDLPGRITAQVRQNVYDSATGHRLLIPQGTRLVGRYDSNVSFGQKRVLVIWTDLVFPNGSTLQIGGMPGQDAQGFSGFTDRVDNRYLETFGSAILVALIGTGIDAAFPQSNTSPWQQNENNIEDAARRNFADTFGRIADQTITRNLDVQPTLEIRPGYQFNVFVEQDIIFPGAFNSTWGR, from the coding sequence GTGAGTTCGATCGATCTCGATGGCGGCGGTGAAGACCAGCCAAAAATCCGCCGTCTCAACCGCCTTCCGGTGATCGCCTTCATCATCATTGTCGTCGTCTTTATCGGCGTCGTGTTTTGGGGCTTGTCGCAACGGGGCATAGGAAATCGAAGCGGCGGCATGGACGGCTCCCCCGGTCAGCCCGCCTCGGACCTTGCCGATGAACTGACGCGCGGCGTGCCGCCCGGCATTATCGGGGAACCAGCTCGGCCGACGCCGCCAGTTGCGGCACCACAGGTCGATGAAGATGGCCAGCCGGTCACTACCAATCCGTTCCAGCCGCAACCTACGTCGCCGGCTCGGTCCCAGGTGCAGCAGATTCAAACGCAGCAGCAGCCGCAAGAAACGGAAGCGGAATGGCGGATGCGTCTCCAGCGTGAGTTTGAGGAAGCGCGTTTGCGGGAACAGCATCGGCAGGACCTGGCCGCGCTACAGGCGCGACCAACGGCCGCCAACAGCCCCATGTCGATCAACCTGGCCAATATCGAGGGTGTCGAAGGGCAGGGTGGTCAACAGGCCGGAACCGCTTCGGGCGGCACAGGTCAACTTGACGGCGGGGGTGGCGCTTCGGGCGTGCAGGATCTTTACGCAGCCGCGATGCAGGCAGGGCTTGGTGGAGTGGGAGCGGGGCGTACCGATCCCAACAACCAGGCGGGCAAGGAATCGTTCTTCAATCAGGAGATCAATGACCTCGGATACCTGCCCAATATGGTCGTTCCGCAGCTCTCGCCCTATGAGCTCAAACGCGGATCGGTGATCCCGGCGACGCTCATTACGGGCATCAACTCCGACCTTCCCGGCCGGATTACCGCCCAGGTGCGCCAGAACGTCTATGATAGCGCCACCGGTCATCGGCTCCTGATCCCGCAGGGCACGCGACTTGTCGGGCGCTATGATTCCAACGTCTCATTCGGTCAAAAACGCGTGCTGGTCATTTGGACCGACCTTGTTTTCCCGAACGGTTCGACCCTGCAAATCGGCGGAATGCCGGGACAGGATGCGCAGGGCTTTAGCGGCTTCACTGATCGGGTGGACAACCGCTATCTCGAAACCTTCGGCTCGGCGATCCTTGTGGCGCTGATCGGCACGGGGATCGATGCGGCTTTCCCGCAATCGAACACGTCGCCCTGGCAGCAAAACGAGAACAACATCGAGGACGCGGCACGGCGCAATTTTGCCGATACATTCGGCCGGATCGCAGACCAGACGATCACGCGCAATCTCGACGTGCAGCCGACCTTGGAAATCAGGCCCGGCTATCAGTTCAACGTCTTCGTTGAGCAGGACATCATTTTCCCCGGCGCGTTCAACTCGACCTGGGGCCGCTGA
- the trbG gene encoding P-type conjugative transfer protein TrbG gives MFNTRYLRAGVGAFALMAASLAPSASFAADQNAQRGTHLSGQWQNAPAVVTRGADGTVIYLYGETQPTVVCSPLQLCEIALQAGEAVRDVLVGDTVRWQVEPASSGSPEGPRIHLVVKPAKAGLKTSMVVTTSRRTYHINLESRSSGYMARVAFSYPEDIRQQIAAVNQQIQDSIIPGAGVAAENLNFNFSISGNARWKPSRIYTDGMKTYIQFPGHLGSGDAPILFVQSGGQNQIVNYRLNNNMMIVDYLIDRAVLVNGVGNQQQRITIRRRG, from the coding sequence ATGTTCAACACCAGATATTTGCGCGCGGGCGTGGGTGCGTTTGCCTTGATGGCGGCAAGCCTCGCCCCTTCGGCTAGTTTCGCGGCCGACCAGAACGCCCAACGGGGCACCCATCTGTCGGGCCAGTGGCAGAACGCCCCGGCCGTTGTGACGCGGGGCGCAGATGGCACCGTGATCTATCTCTATGGCGAAACTCAGCCGACCGTTGTTTGTTCCCCGTTGCAGCTCTGCGAAATTGCGTTGCAGGCCGGCGAAGCCGTTCGCGACGTCCTGGTGGGCGATACGGTTCGCTGGCAGGTCGAGCCGGCGTCGTCGGGCTCGCCCGAAGGCCCTCGCATCCATCTTGTGGTCAAGCCCGCCAAAGCGGGGCTTAAAACGTCCATGGTCGTCACCACGTCGCGGCGTACCTACCACATCAACCTCGAGTCGCGCTCAAGCGGCTATATGGCTCGGGTCGCTTTCTCCTATCCGGAGGATATTCGCCAGCAAATCGCCGCCGTAAATCAGCAGATTCAGGACAGCATCATTCCTGGCGCTGGCGTCGCCGCCGAAAACCTCAATTTCAACTTCTCGATCAGCGGCAATGCCCGGTGGAAGCCGTCGCGCATCTATACCGACGGGATGAAGACCTACATTCAGTTCCCCGGCCACCTCGGCAGCGGCGATGCCCCGATCCTGTTCGTCCAGTCGGGCGGGCAAAACCAGATCGTCAATTACCGGCTCAACAACAACATGATGATCGTGGATTACCTGATCGATCGGGCCGTGCTGGTCAACGGCGTGGGCAATCAACAGCAGCGCATTACCATTCGGAGGAGGGGATAG
- the trbJ gene encoding P-type conjugative transfer protein TrbJ, whose protein sequence is MRLYAKLGSAALSAVLSAGLTGAAHAGAAAGGATEWTQLLNNAQLIDLAGTNVEQVGQNAQQIANQLTQIQNQIDQYRTMLQNLEQLPENIWGDAVADLNQLQQLVAQGDGIAFSMGNLDDVLKERFGSYADFQGSLPEDFSSMYDSWSRTNRDTIAGTLAGAGLTADQFQTEAQTMAQLQRQSETAVGQMQALQVGHSIASQQVEQMQKLRGLLSQQTTMMGTWYQSEQAERDLAQARRDAFFNSNVPSTSGGQEMAPRW, encoded by the coding sequence ATGCGACTCTACGCCAAGCTTGGTAGCGCGGCCCTGTCCGCTGTCCTGTCGGCCGGCCTGACTGGCGCTGCCCATGCCGGGGCGGCGGCGGGCGGCGCGACCGAATGGACGCAGCTACTCAACAACGCCCAGCTCATCGACCTGGCCGGCACCAATGTTGAACAGGTCGGGCAGAATGCGCAGCAGATTGCCAACCAGCTCACTCAAATCCAGAACCAGATCGACCAGTACCGCACGATGCTGCAAAATCTGGAACAACTTCCAGAAAACATCTGGGGTGATGCGGTTGCCGATCTGAACCAGCTTCAACAGCTTGTCGCCCAAGGCGACGGTATCGCCTTTTCCATGGGCAATCTCGATGACGTTCTCAAAGAGCGTTTTGGTTCATATGCGGATTTCCAGGGCAGTCTGCCGGAAGATTTCTCGTCCATGTACGATTCATGGTCGCGGACCAATCGCGACACGATCGCCGGCACGCTCGCCGGGGCGGGCCTGACGGCCGATCAGTTCCAAACCGAAGCGCAAACCATGGCGCAATTGCAGCGCCAGTCGGAAACCGCTGTCGGCCAGATGCAGGCTTTGCAGGTCGGCCATTCAATCGCCAGTCAGCAAGTTGAGCAGATGCAGAAGCTTCGCGGGCTTTTGTCTCAGCAAACCACGATGATGGGCACCTGGTATCAGTCGGAACAGGCTGAACGCGATTTGGCGCAGGCCCGCCGCGACGCCTTCTTTAACAGCAATGTTCCCTCGACCTCGGGCGGCCAGGAAATGGCCCCCAGGTGGTGA
- the trbB gene encoding P-type conjugative transfer ATPase TrbB, translating into MSESLRRLVFSLRDSLGATITAALDDEQVVEVMLNPDGKLFIERAGQGIVHAGMMLPSDAEIVIGKVAHALITEVHRNRPIISGELPLGGHRFEGILPPAAPKPMFTIRKRASMLFRLDRYVADGIMTPGQVEVIREAITNRLNIVISGGTGTGKTTLTNAILAELVEVTPDHRLVILEDTAEIQCSAKNHVSLHTTDTVDMGRLLKSTMRLRPDRIIVGEVRDGAALTLLKAWNTGHPGGVTTVHSNSALAALTRLEQLVAEVSTQPMPEVIGEAVDLIVSIERAPQGRVVREILKVDGFRNGTYQTRPIGNPKSDSMQGKLHVA; encoded by the coding sequence ATGAGCGAATCCCTGAGAAGGTTGGTCTTCAGCCTGCGCGACTCCCTTGGCGCGACGATCACTGCTGCACTCGATGACGAGCAGGTCGTCGAGGTGATGCTAAACCCTGATGGCAAACTGTTTATCGAACGGGCAGGGCAGGGGATCGTGCATGCTGGCATGATGCTGCCCTCTGACGCCGAGATCGTCATCGGCAAGGTGGCCCACGCGCTAATAACCGAAGTGCACCGAAACCGCCCTATCATTTCCGGGGAGCTTCCGCTTGGCGGGCATCGCTTTGAGGGCATTCTGCCGCCGGCTGCGCCGAAACCCATGTTCACCATCCGAAAGCGGGCCTCGATGCTGTTCCGGCTCGATCGCTATGTTGCCGATGGCATCATGACGCCGGGCCAGGTCGAGGTCATCCGCGAAGCGATCACGAACCGGCTCAATATCGTGATCTCTGGCGGCACCGGCACCGGCAAAACCACCCTGACCAACGCAATTCTGGCAGAGCTGGTCGAGGTCACGCCGGATCATCGTCTGGTGATCCTTGAGGACACCGCCGAGATCCAGTGTTCGGCAAAGAACCATGTGTCCCTGCACACCACCGATACGGTCGATATGGGCCGTTTGCTGAAATCGACGATGCGGCTCCGTCCGGACCGCATCATCGTGGGCGAGGTTCGCGACGGTGCGGCCCTGACGCTCCTAAAGGCGTGGAACACCGGCCATCCGGGCGGAGTGACGACGGTTCACTCCAATTCGGCTCTCGCGGCTTTGACCCGCCTCGAGCAGCTTGTTGCGGAAGTGTCCACGCAACCGATGCCCGAAGTCATCGGGGAGGCGGTTGATCTGATCGTTTCCATCGAGCGCGCGCCGCAAGGCCGCGTGGTTCGGGAAATCCTCAAGGTCGATGGGTTCCGTAATGGAACCTACCAGACGAGGCCGATTGGCAATCCAAAATCCGACAGTATGCAGGGAAAGCTCCATGTCGCGTAA
- a CDS encoding type II toxin-antitoxin system VapB family antitoxin, producing the protein MPLYIKDPEVDKLAEELIGLTNTSKVEAVKIALKHEIAKHRRNLLIRGRLAKSLAMARDAGLFQPGDHKAETDEMWSED; encoded by the coding sequence ATGCCGCTCTACATAAAAGACCCCGAGGTCGATAAACTGGCCGAAGAGCTGATCGGGCTGACTAACACGTCCAAGGTCGAGGCCGTGAAAATTGCCCTCAAGCATGAGATTGCCAAGCATAGGCGCAATCTTCTCATCCGCGGAAGGCTGGCCAAGTCCCTCGCCATGGCGCGAGACGCCGGGCTGTTTCAGCCGGGCGATCACAAGGCTGAAACCGATGAAATGTGGAGCGAGGACTGA
- the trbF gene encoding conjugal transfer protein TrbF, with translation MAKKVPDNPYLAARYEWNERYGSYVRAATAWRTIGLVSMTMAVIGFGYALYQSTQVKLVPYIVEVDQLGNSAAGGFPAQIEYADERVVRAMLGQWVTNFRSITPDTVVQTGYINQTYAMLRRQDPSTEKVNAWFRNNSPFDQAREKTVSVEINNVVALSNQSYQIDWTEIERDRQGRELQTRRWRGVATVTLSPPQDEAIIRLNPIGLYLADFDWTAQL, from the coding sequence ATGGCTAAGAAAGTACCCGACAATCCCTATCTTGCCGCACGCTATGAATGGAACGAACGCTATGGCTCCTATGTGCGTGCAGCAACCGCTTGGCGCACCATCGGCCTTGTCTCGATGACCATGGCCGTGATCGGCTTCGGCTACGCGCTCTACCAGTCCACACAGGTCAAGCTCGTCCCCTACATTGTTGAGGTCGATCAGCTCGGCAATTCGGCCGCAGGCGGGTTCCCCGCGCAGATCGAATATGCCGATGAGCGCGTGGTGCGCGCGATGCTTGGCCAATGGGTGACGAACTTCCGCTCGATCACGCCCGATACGGTCGTGCAAACCGGGTACATCAACCAGACCTATGCGATGCTACGGCGGCAAGATCCTTCCACCGAGAAGGTCAACGCTTGGTTCCGCAATAACTCGCCCTTCGATCAGGCGCGAGAAAAGACGGTTTCCGTCGAAATCAACAATGTAGTGGCCCTGTCCAACCAGTCCTATCAGATCGACTGGACCGAGATCGAGCGCGATAGGCAGGGCAGGGAATTGCAGACCCGACGCTGGCGCGGAGTTGCCACCGTTACACTATCGCCGCCTCAAGACGAGGCTATCATTCGTCTCAATCCGATCGGTCTTTACCTGGCCGATTTCGATTGGACCGCTCAGCTTTAA
- a CDS encoding DUF2749 domain-containing protein produces MPAISLPVVVVIALLSAVAGSAVTYVVVPTDDPQARALLARQVELLEQEAAAREAAAERRQDFFGSNPDTFPTSGGQEMAPRFGTN; encoded by the coding sequence ATGCCGGCGATATCTCTGCCCGTTGTCGTCGTGATCGCGCTTCTTTCGGCTGTCGCCGGAAGCGCGGTCACCTATGTCGTCGTGCCCACCGATGACCCGCAAGCGCGGGCGCTGTTGGCCCGGCAGGTCGAACTTCTCGAACAGGAAGCCGCCGCGCGCGAAGCGGCGGCCGAACGCCGTCAGGACTTCTTTGGGTCCAATCCCGACACCTTTCCCACATCGGGCGGCCAGGAAATGGCTCCTCGGTTCGGGACGAACTGA
- a CDS encoding TrbC/VirB2 family protein: MSRKILSLTLALAAASVFMIEPALAGGGGGLPWEGPLQQIQQSITGPVAGAIALAAVAIAGGMLIFGGELNDFARRLVFVVLVAGILLGATQIVALFGAGGASIGVPEVAAATTSELR, from the coding sequence ATGTCGCGTAAAATCCTATCGCTCACGCTCGCCCTCGCCGCAGCGTCTGTTTTCATGATTGAACCGGCGCTTGCTGGCGGCGGCGGCGGTCTTCCGTGGGAAGGCCCGCTTCAACAGATCCAGCAATCGATTACCGGCCCGGTCGCTGGCGCCATCGCGCTTGCCGCGGTCGCCATTGCCGGCGGCATGTTGATCTTCGGTGGCGAGCTAAACGACTTTGCCCGCCGTCTTGTCTTTGTCGTACTCGTCGCCGGCATTCTGCTCGGCGCAACACAGATTGTTGCTCTATTCGGTGCTGGCGGCGCCTCGATTGGCGTGCCAGAGGTCGCCGCCGCCACAACGTCGGAACTTCGCTAG
- the trbH gene encoding conjugal transfer protein TrbH translates to MSGVSKITRALSVAFVSLSLAGCMTTGGGYFSAASSTDAANLNAYAANAVAGDMVAQLAEHVGPGTGTIALKSDGSPMSAALEEHLRGWGYAIDPSASGQGAIPLAYTVDAFEGQVLTRISTPSVELARTYAITELGAQPASPLSVMRRTTT, encoded by the coding sequence ATGTCTGGCGTCTCCAAGATCACGCGCGCCCTTTCCGTGGCGTTTGTCTCGCTCTCGCTCGCCGGCTGCATGACGACTGGTGGCGGCTATTTTTCCGCCGCATCCAGCACCGATGCCGCCAATCTGAATGCTTACGCCGCCAATGCAGTCGCCGGCGACATGGTAGCCCAACTGGCCGAACACGTTGGACCGGGAACGGGAACCATCGCGCTCAAATCCGATGGCTCGCCCATGTCGGCCGCTCTCGAGGAACATCTTCGTGGCTGGGGCTATGCGATCGATCCTTCCGCCTCGGGGCAGGGGGCAATCCCGCTGGCCTATACCGTCGATGCTTTCGAGGGCCAGGTTCTCACGCGTATCTCGACCCCCTCGGTTGAGCTGGCGCGTACCTACGCGATTACAGAGCTAGGTGCGCAACCGGCAAGCCCACTTTCGGTCATGCGCCGAACGACGACTTAA